Genomic window (Leisingera methylohalidivorans DSM 14336):
GCCGCCGGGGGTGGGCAAGACCACCATCGCGCGGCTGCTGGCACAGGAGACCGACCTGCATTTTGTGCAGATCTCGGCGATCTTCACCGGGGTGCCGGAGCTGCGCAAGGTTTTCGAGTCTGCAAAGATCCGCCGCCAGAACGGCCAGGGAACGCTGCTGTTCGTCGACGAGATCCACCGCTTCAACAAGGCCCAGCAGGACGGCTTCCTGCCGCATATGGAGGATGGCACCATCCTCTTGGTCGGTGCGACAACCGAGAATCCCTCGTTCGAGCTGAATGCCGCGGTGCTGTCGCGCAGCCAGGTGCTGGTGCTGGAGCGGTTGTCGCTGGCGGACCTTGAGCATCTGACCCAGCGCGCTGAGAAAGAGCTGGGCCGGGCGCTGCCGCTGTCCGGGGATGCCCGCGATGCGCTGCATGAGATGGCGGATGGCGACGGCCGGGCGCTCTTGAACCTGATCGAACAGGTGGCGGCCTGGAAGGCGGCGGCGCCCTTGGGGCGCGAGGCGCTGGCCAGCCGGCTGATGCGGCGCGCCGCCAAGTTCGACAAGTCCGGCGACGAGCATTACAACCTGATCTCGGCGCTGCACAAATCGATCCGCGGCTCCGACCCGGATGCGGCGCTTTACTGGCTGGCGCGGATGCTGGAGGGCGGCGAGGATCCGCGGTTCCTGGCGCGGCGGCTGACGATGATGTCGACCGAGGATATCGGCATGGCCGATCCGCAGGCCAATACCGTCTGCCTGAATGCCTGGCAGACCTATGAGCGCCTTGGCAGCCCGGAGGGCGAACTGGCGCTGGCCAATGCCGCCGTCTACCTGGCGCTGGCGCCGAAATCCAACGCGGTCTATGTCGGCATCAAGGCGGCGCGGCGGCTGGCCAAGACCACCGGCAGCGCGCCGCCGCCCAAGCATATCCTGAATGCGCCGACCAAGCTGATGTCCGAGCAGGGCTACGGCGACGGCTATGCCTATGACCACGACGCCGAGGACGGGTTTTCCGGCCAGAACTACTTCCCCGACGGGGTCAAACGCCCGGTGCTGTATCAGCCGGTGGAGCGCGGATTCGAGCGCGAGTTGAAGCGGCGCACGGATTATTTCGCGAACCTGCGCCTGAAACGGAACAAGTAAAGCGGCTTTGCAGGCAAAGCCGCTGCCTCCGGCGGGGGGGGAGTGACACTCCGGAAACCGTCCGGGGGACGGTTTCAGTCACGAACGGGCGGAGCCCTGGGGAAAGATGAAAGGGCAGGCGGCCCTGCGCGCAGTGCAATGCGGGCAAAACTTGACATCCCGGCGCCCCCGCGCGACAGGACGGGGATGATGTCTTCGGTTTCCATGGTCGCGATCGGCGGCGCTGTTGGGGCGGTGTGCCGCTACCTGACCGGTTTAGGGGTGATCCGCCTTTTCGGCCATCACGATTTCCCGGTGGCGGTGATAACGGTCAATGTGATCGGCTCGTTTCTGATGGGGATGTTTGTGGTGGCAGCGGCGATGCGCGGTCTGACCCACCTGAGCCCCTTGGTGATGACCGGGCTTTTGGGCGGGTTCACCACCTTTTCGGCGTTCTCGCTGGAGACCGCCAACCTGATCGAGCGCGGCGCCTTCGGGCAGGCGGCGCTTTATGTTGTTCTGTCCGTTGGATTGTCCGTGGGCGGTTTGTTTCTGGGCCTGATGGCCGCAAGAGGAGTGTTCGCATGAGCGGCGTTCAGATGATTACCGTCAGCGAAGACGATGGCGGCCAGCGTATCGACCGCTGGCTGCGGCGGCTGTTTCCGCATGTGAACCAGGGCCGCATCGAGAAGATGTGCCGCAAGGGCGAGCTGCGCCTTGACGGCGGCCGGGTGAAGGCCAACAGCCGCGTCGAGGCGGGGCAGGTGGTGCGGGTGCCGCCGCTGGCGGACAGCGACCTGAAACCTGCCGCACCGCGGGAGATGCGGATCTCGGAAGCGGATGCCAGGATGATCCGCGATTGCGTGATCTACCGCGACGACGACGTCATCGTGCTGAACAAGCCCGCAGGCCTGGCGGTGCAGGGCGGCTCCGGCACCACCAAACATGTGGACGGTCTGGCCGAGGCGCTGAAGTTCGGGCTGGAGGACAAGCCCAAGCTGGTGCACCGGATCGACAAGGATACCTCGGGCGTGCTGGTGCTGGCGCGCAACCGCAAGGCGGCGCAGGGGCTGACCGCCGCGTTCCGCCACAAGAACACCCGCAAGATCTACTGGGCTTTGGTTGCCGGCGTGCCGACGCCCTATCTTGGCGAGATCAAGAACGGGCTGGTGAAGGCGCCGGGCCACGGCAAGAGCGGCGAAGGCGAGAAGATGATCAACGTGCATCCGCAGGACATTGATGACACGCCGGGCGCCAAGCGGGCGCATACGCTTTATGCCACGCTGTACCGGGTGGCCTCCCGCGCTGCCTGGGTGGCGATGGAGCCGGTCACCGGCCGCACCCACCAGCTGCGGGCGCATATGTCAGGCATGGGCCATCCGATTGCGGGCGATGGCAAATACGGCGGCTCGGGGCAGGAGAACCTGGGCGACGGCTGGGGCGCGCAGTTCGGCGGGGTGATCTCGAAGAAGCTGCATCTGCACGCCCGCCGGATGGTGTTTGAACACCCGGTGACCCATAAGAATGTCTCGGTTGTGGCGCCTTTGCCGGACCATATGAAAGAGAGCTGGGACACCTTCGGCTGGACCGAGGATCTGGCGGCGGATGACCCGTTTGAGGACCTGAAGTGAGTTCACCGCTGCGGCTGATCCTGTTTGACGTGGATGGCACCCTGGCCGACAGCCAGGGCGCGATCACCGGCGCCATGGCGGAAGCCTTTGACGGTGCCGCCCTGCCGGTGCCGCCGCGCGAGGCGATCCTGTCGATTGTCGGCCTGTCGCTGCCGCTGGCGATGCAGGAGCTGGCGCCGGATCAGGATGCCGCCACGGTTGACGCGCTGGTGGAAGGATACAAATCCTCCTATATGCTGGCCCGCGAGGCCGCAGGGGCGGGGCATTCGCCGCTTTACCCCGGTGCCAGGGAGGCTCTGGCGGAACTGAACGCGGTGCCGGAATACCTGCTTGGCGTGGCCACCGGCAAATCGCAGCGCGGCGTCGAGGCGCTGATTGCGGCGCATGGGCTGGAATGTTTCGTGACCCGGCAGGTGGCCGATCACCATCCCTCCAAGCCGCATCCCTCGATGGTGCTGGCGGCGATGGCGGAAACCGGGGTGGAGCGCGGCAGCACCGTGATGATCGGCGACACGCGGTTTGACATTGAGATGGGCAAGGCAGCCGGGGTCACCACCATTGCCGTGCCCTGGGGATACCACCCGGCAGAGACATTGGGCGCCGATTACCTGATCCGCGATTTCGCGGAGCTGCGCCCGCTGCTGGCAGAGATTTGGAAGGCGTAAGAGATGAGCGGCTGGGCACAGAAGCGGTTCTGGAAAGAGGTTTCGGTTGTGCAGACCGAAGACGGGTTTGCGGTGGAGCTGGACGGACGCCGGGTGAAGACCCCGGCCAAGGCGCCGCTGGCGGTGCCGACCCGGGCCATGGCCGAGGCGATCGCTGCAGAATGGGACGCGCAGACCGAATCAGTTGATCCCGGAACCATGCCCTGCACCCGGTCTGCCAACGCCGCGATTGACAAGGTGACACATCAGCACAGCGAAGTGGCCGCCATGCTGGCCGAATACGGCGATTCCGACCTGTTGTGCTACCGCGCCGACGCGCCGGCAGAGCTGACGTTGCGTCAAGCGCAGGAATGGGACCCGGCGCTGGACTGGGCGGCAGAGGCGCTGGGCGTGCGGCTGCAGCCGCGCACCGGCATTCTGCATCAGCCGCAGGAGGCCGCGGCGCTGGCCGCGCTGGCGGAACAGGTGCATGCGATGACACCGTTCCAGCTGGCGGCTTTCCATGATTTGGTAGGGATTTCCGGCTCTTTGATCCTGGGCTTTGCCGCCGCGCAGGGCTGGCGCAGCGCTGATGAGCTGTGGCTGCTGTCGCGCCTGGACGAGCGCTGGCAGGAAGAGCAGTGGGGCGTCGACGAGGATGCCCAGGCCGCGGCGGAAGTGAAGCGGCAGGAATTCCTGCACGCCAAGCGGTTCTACGATTTCTCCTGAAAGAACAGAAATTACCGGATTGACCCGTGTGACGTAAATAAATTTACTCACGGGCAATCTGTGCGGATGCCGCATATCGAATTTCCTGATCCCACCCTTGACGTTTGTTGATGAATGCGCCCACACTTAAGCGCGAAAAAGGGGTAAACCCTTCTTCAGTCTCAATTCCGGCGGGGGATCGCTGGTCAATAAGAACCGCTGAATGGCGGACTATGCCGCTGAATGGCGGGCTATCAGGAAGAGGTAAATATGAAAAAATCCGTAATTTTGGGCGCAATGGCTTTTGCCGGTCTTGCGGCGGGTGCAGCATCTGCCGGAACGCTGGACGATGTGAAGGCGCGCGGCAAGCTGAACTGCGGCGTCACCGTCGGCCTGGTCGGCTTTGCGGCTCCGAATGCGAACGGGGAATGGGAAGGTTTCGACGTTGCCGTGTGCCGGGCTGTGGCTGCAGCCGTTCTGGGCGACTCCACCGCGGTGGAATTCGTGCCGACCACCGGCAAGACCCGCTTTACCGCGCTGGCGTCGGGCGAGATCGACATGCTGGCCCGCAACACCACCTGGACCTTCAGCCGCGATGTCGACCTGAAGTTCGAATTCGCCGGCGTCAACTACTATGACGGCCAGGGCTTCATGGTTCCGAAGGAACTGGGCGTCTCCTCGGCCAAGGAACTGGACGGCGCCACCGTCTGCATCCAGACCGGCACCACCACCGAGCTGAACCTGGCGGACTTCTTCCGGTCCAACAACATCTCCTACGAGCCGGTTCCGATCGAAACCAATGCCGAAGCGCAGCAGCAGTACCTGGCCGGTGCCTGCGACGTTTACACCACCGACGCTTCCGGCCTGGCGGCCACCCGCGCCACCTTTGATGATCCGGGCGCGCATGTGCTGCTGCCGGAAATCATCTCCAAGGAGCCGCTGGGCCCGCTGGTCCGCCATGGCGACAACGAATGGGGCGATGTGGTCCGCTGGACCCTGAACGCACTGGTCGCGGCTGAAGAGCTGGGCATCACCTCGGCCAATCTGAGCGAAATGTCCGCCGGCACCGAGAACCCGGAAATCAACCGTCTGCTGGGCAGCGAAGGGACCCTGGGCGAGATGCTTGGCCTGGACGCCGCCTGGGCCCAGAATGCGATCGCCTCGCAGGGTAACTACGGTGAAATCTTTGCCAAGAACATCGGCGAAGACACTCCGGTCGGCCTGGCCCGCGGCCTGAACGCACAGTGGACCGAAGGCGGCCTGCTGTACGCACCGCCGTTCCGCTAACCACACCACCGGGAGGGGCGCAGGAATTTCCTGCGCCCTTTTCTTATCAAATAACAACCTCCGGGCCGCTGCGGAGCGGGGACAACCCCGCCAGGACAGACCACCGGAGGCAGGGGATCACAATATATGTCAACGTTAACTGACCCTCCAAAGGAGCAGTTCCGGCTGTCTATGCTCCTTTACGACACCCGCTACCGGTCGGCGACCATCCAGGTTATCGCGATGCTCGGGTTCATGCTGCTGGCAGCCTGGCTGATCGACAACACGCTGAGCAACCTGGCTGCGCAGGACAAGGCCATCGACTTTGGTTTCTTCACCGAGTCGGCCGGCTATGACATCAACCAGCGCCTGCTGGAGTACACCTCGCGCGACAGCCATCTGCGGGCCGCGCTGATGGGGCTTCTGAACACGCTGGTGGTTGCCGTCCTCGGCTGCATCACCGCCACCATACTGGGTGTGATCATCGGTGTTCTGCGGCTGTCCTCGAACTGGCTGGTGGCGCGTCTTATGACGATCTACGTCGAGCTGTTCCGCAACGTGCCGGTGCTGCTGTGGATCGTTTTTGTGATGGCGATCCTGATCGAAACCCTGCCGGCGCCGCGGGCGTTCCGGGGCGAAAATCCCGAAGCCACGATGAGCCTGGCTGACAGCGTGGCGGTAACCAACCGCGGTGTCTACATCCCCGAGCCGCTGTTCTCGCGCACGCTGGGCGACGTTCATGTGTTCGGCGAGGCCGCGCTGCGGTTTGACGTCAGCCTGGACCTGATTGCCATTCTGGCGGTGCTGGGGCTCAGCCTGTGGGGCGCCCACCGGGTGACGCTGCGCGCCAACCGCATTCAGGAAGCCACCGGCGTACGGCCGAAAACCTGGCATGTCCGCACCGGCATCATCGTGCTGCCGATGCTGGTGCTGCTGATCGGCCTGGGTTTCCACCTGGGGTACCCGGCGCTGAAGGGCTTCAACTTCCAGGGCGGCACCCATCTGCGCAACTCGCTGATCGCGCTGTGGCTGGCGCTGTCGCTGTACACGGCCGCCTTTATCGCGGAAATCGTGCGCGCCGGGATCATGGCGATCTCCAAGGGCCAGACCGAAGCTGCCGAGGCATTGGGCTTGCGCTCCAACAGGATTATGTCGCTGGTGGTTCTGCCGCAAGCACTGCGGGTGATCATCCCGCCGCTGATCTCCAACTATCTGAACCTGACCAAGAACTCGTCGCTGGCGATTGCGGTGGGCTATATGGACATCACCGGCACCCTGGGCGGCATCACCATGAACCAGACCGGCCGCGAGCTGGAATGCGTTCTCTTGCTGATGCTGGTGTACCTGGCGATCTCGCTGACCATTTCCGGGGTCATGAACTGGTACAACGAAGCCGTGAAGCTGAAGGAGCGCTGAGATGAGCGGTACCCATTCCCATACCGTCGCCTTTGTCCGCGACACCATGCTTCCGGAACAGGCGCCGCCGGCCTCTGAGGTCGGGGCCATCGGCTGGGCGCGCCATAATCTGTTCTCCAGCTGGTTCAACGCGATTCTGACCATTGCCTCGCTGGCGGCGATCTACTTTGTGCTGGCCGCCATCGTGCCGTGGATCCTGTCGCCGACCTGGGACGGCACCTCGCTGTCCAACTGCCGTGAAACGCTGGCGGCAGCGGGCCATGGCGATGCCCATGGCGCCTGCTGGGGCGTGATCAAGGAGCGCTGGATCCAGCTGATCTTCGGCTTTTACCCGAGCCATCTGTACTGGCGCCCGATTGCCGCATTTGTCCTTTTGGGCGTGGCGCTGGCGCCGGTGCTGTTCTCGGACCGGGTGCCGTCGAAACTGCTGATCTTTTCGCTGCTTTACCCGTTCATCTTCCCCTGGCTGTTGTGGGGCGGCACCATCTGGATGCCGATCGCCGCAATGGCGGGGTTCGTCATCGGCGGGCTGGTCTACAAGTTCGCCTCGCAAGCGCTGAGCACACTTCTGGGCGTGATCCTCGGGGCGGCGGCGGCTGTGATCTGGTGGATGGTGCTGGCGGCGCCGGTATCGGGCGCGCTGGAGTCGATCCTGC
Coding sequences:
- a CDS encoding amino acid ABC transporter substrate-binding protein: MKKSVILGAMAFAGLAAGAASAGTLDDVKARGKLNCGVTVGLVGFAAPNANGEWEGFDVAVCRAVAAAVLGDSTAVEFVPTTGKTRFTALASGEIDMLARNTTWTFSRDVDLKFEFAGVNYYDGQGFMVPKELGVSSAKELDGATVCIQTGTTTELNLADFFRSNNISYEPVPIETNAEAQQQYLAGACDVYTTDASGLAATRATFDDPGAHVLLPEIISKEPLGPLVRHGDNEWGDVVRWTLNALVAAEELGITSANLSEMSAGTENPEINRLLGSEGTLGEMLGLDAAWAQNAIASQGNYGEIFAKNIGEDTPVGLARGLNAQWTEGGLLYAPPFR
- a CDS encoding replication-associated recombination protein A — translated: MADLFGSPASADGDPQQPSVNRPLADRLRPQSLAEVIGQQQVLGPEAPLGVMLASGSLSSLIFWGPPGVGKTTIARLLAQETDLHFVQISAIFTGVPELRKVFESAKIRRQNGQGTLLFVDEIHRFNKAQQDGFLPHMEDGTILLVGATTENPSFELNAAVLSRSQVLVLERLSLADLEHLTQRAEKELGRALPLSGDARDALHEMADGDGRALLNLIEQVAAWKAAAPLGREALASRLMRRAAKFDKSGDEHYNLISALHKSIRGSDPDAALYWLARMLEGGEDPRFLARRLTMMSTEDIGMADPQANTVCLNAWQTYERLGSPEGELALANAAVYLALAPKSNAVYVGIKAARRLAKTTGSAPPPKHILNAPTKLMSEQGYGDGYAYDHDAEDGFSGQNYFPDGVKRPVLYQPVERGFERELKRRTDYFANLRLKRNK
- the crcB gene encoding fluoride efflux transporter CrcB, coding for MMSSVSMVAIGGAVGAVCRYLTGLGVIRLFGHHDFPVAVITVNVIGSFLMGMFVVAAAMRGLTHLSPLVMTGLLGGFTTFSAFSLETANLIERGAFGQAALYVVLSVGLSVGGLFLGLMAARGVFA
- a CDS encoding RluA family pseudouridine synthase — protein: MSGVQMITVSEDDGGQRIDRWLRRLFPHVNQGRIEKMCRKGELRLDGGRVKANSRVEAGQVVRVPPLADSDLKPAAPREMRISEADARMIRDCVIYRDDDVIVLNKPAGLAVQGGSGTTKHVDGLAEALKFGLEDKPKLVHRIDKDTSGVLVLARNRKAAQGLTAAFRHKNTRKIYWALVAGVPTPYLGEIKNGLVKAPGHGKSGEGEKMINVHPQDIDDTPGAKRAHTLYATLYRVASRAAWVAMEPVTGRTHQLRAHMSGMGHPIAGDGKYGGSGQENLGDGWGAQFGGVISKKLHLHARRMVFEHPVTHKNVSVVAPLPDHMKESWDTFGWTEDLAADDPFEDLK
- a CDS encoding HAD family hydrolase is translated as MSSPLRLILFDVDGTLADSQGAITGAMAEAFDGAALPVPPREAILSIVGLSLPLAMQELAPDQDAATVDALVEGYKSSYMLAREAAGAGHSPLYPGAREALAELNAVPEYLLGVATGKSQRGVEALIAAHGLECFVTRQVADHHPSKPHPSMVLAAMAETGVERGSTVMIGDTRFDIEMGKAAGVTTIAVPWGYHPAETLGADYLIRDFAELRPLLAEIWKA
- a CDS encoding amino acid ABC transporter permease, producing MSTLTDPPKEQFRLSMLLYDTRYRSATIQVIAMLGFMLLAAWLIDNTLSNLAAQDKAIDFGFFTESAGYDINQRLLEYTSRDSHLRAALMGLLNTLVVAVLGCITATILGVIIGVLRLSSNWLVARLMTIYVELFRNVPVLLWIVFVMAILIETLPAPRAFRGENPEATMSLADSVAVTNRGVYIPEPLFSRTLGDVHVFGEAALRFDVSLDLIAILAVLGLSLWGAHRVTLRANRIQEATGVRPKTWHVRTGIIVLPMLVLLIGLGFHLGYPALKGFNFQGGTHLRNSLIALWLALSLYTAAFIAEIVRAGIMAISKGQTEAAEALGLRSNRIMSLVVLPQALRVIIPPLISNYLNLTKNSSLAIAVGYMDITGTLGGITMNQTGRELECVLLLMLVYLAISLTISGVMNWYNEAVKLKER
- a CDS encoding ATP12 family chaperone protein, whose amino-acid sequence is MSGWAQKRFWKEVSVVQTEDGFAVELDGRRVKTPAKAPLAVPTRAMAEAIAAEWDAQTESVDPGTMPCTRSANAAIDKVTHQHSEVAAMLAEYGDSDLLCYRADAPAELTLRQAQEWDPALDWAAEALGVRLQPRTGILHQPQEAAALAALAEQVHAMTPFQLAAFHDLVGISGSLILGFAAAQGWRSADELWLLSRLDERWQEEQWGVDEDAQAAAEVKRQEFLHAKRFYDFS